In Acomys russatus chromosome 26, mAcoRus1.1, whole genome shotgun sequence, a genomic segment contains:
- the Adgrl1 gene encoding adhesion G protein-coupled receptor L1 isoform X4, whose translation MARLAAALWSLCVTTVLVTSATQGLSRAGLPFGLMRRELACEGYPIELRCPGSDVIMVENANYGRTDDKICDADPFQMENVQCYLPDAFKIMSQRCNNRTQCVVVAGSDAFPDPCPGTYKYLEVQYDCVPYIFVCPGTLQKVLEPTSTHESEHQSGAWCKDPLQAGDRIYVMPWIPYRTDTLTEYASWEDYVAARHTTTYRLPNRVDGTGFVVYDGAVFYNKERTRNIVKYDLRTRIKSGETVINTANYHDTSPYRWGGKTDIDLAVDENGLWVIYATEGNNGRLVVSQLNPYTLRFEGTWETGYDKRSASNAFMVCGVLYVLRSVYVDDDSEAAGNRVDYAFNTNANREEPVSLAFPNPYQFVSSVDYNPRDNQLYVWNNYFVVRYSLEFGPPDPSAGPATSPPLSTTTTARPTPLTSTASPAATTPLRRAPLTTHPVGAINQLGPDLPPATAPAPSTRRPPAPNLHVSPELFCEPREVRRVQWPATQQGMLVERPCPKGTRGIASFQCLPALGLWNPRGPDLSNCTSPWVNQVAQKIKSGENAANIASELARHTRGSIYAGDVSSSVKLMEQLLDILDAQLQALRPIERESAGKNYNKMHKRERTCKDYIKAVVETVDNLLRPEALESWKDMNATEQVHTATMLLDVLEEGAFLLADNVREPARFLAAKQNVVLEVTVLNTEGQVQELVFPQEYPSENSIQLSANTIKQNSRNGVVKVVFILYNNLGLFLSTENATVKLAGEAGAGGPGGASLVVNSQVIAASINKESSRVFLMDPVIFTVAHLEAKNHFNANCSFWNYSERSMLGYWSTQGCRLVESNKTHTTCACSHLTNFAVLMAHREIYQGHINELLLSVITWVGIVISLVCLAICISTFCFLRGLQTDRNTIHKNLCINLFLAELLFLVGIDKTQYEVACPIFAGLLHYFFLAAFSWLCLEGVHLYLLLVEVFESEYSRTKYYYLGGYCFPALVVGIAAAIDYRSYGTEKACWLRVDNYFIWSFIGPVSFVIVVNLVFLMVTLHKMIRSSSVLKPDSSRLDNIKSWALGAIALLFLLGLTWAFGLLFINKESVVMAYLFTTFNAFQGVFIFVFHCALQKKVHKEYSKCLRHSYCCIRSPPGGAHGSLKTSAMRSNTRYYTGTQSRIRRMWNDTVRKQTESSFMAGDINSTPTLNRGTMGNHLLTNPVLQPRGGTSPYNTLIAESVGFNPSSPPVFNSPGSYREPKHPLGGREACGMDTLPLNGNFNNSYSLRSGDFPPGDGGPEPPRGRNLADAAAFEKMIISELVHNNLRGASGGAKGPPPEPPVPPVPGVSEDEAGGPGSADRAEIELLYKALEEPLLLPRAQSVLYQSDLDESESCTAEDGATSRPLSSPPGRDSLYASGANLRDSPSYPDSSPEGPNEALPPPPPAPPGPPEIYYTSRPPALVARNPLQGYYQVRRPSHEGYLAAPSLEGPGPDGDGQMQLVTSL comes from the exons TCTTCGTGTGCCCAGGGACCCTGCAGAAGGTGCTGGAGCCCACATCCACACATGAGTCAGAGCATCAGTCTGGTGCATGGTGCAAGGACCCGCTACAGGCAGGTGACCGCATCTACGTCATGCCCTGGATCCCCTACCGTACAGACACACTGACTGAATATGCCTCGTGGGAGGACTATGTGGCCGCGCGCCACACCACCACGTACAGACTGCCCAACCGTGTGGATGGTACCGGCTTTGTGGTCTATGACGGCGCAGTCTTCTACAACAAGGAGCGCACGCGCAACATTGTCAAGTATGACCTGCGGACCCGCATCAAGAGCGGTGAGACAGTCATCAACACGGCCAACTACCATGACACTTCGCCTTACCGCTGGGGAGGCAAAACCGACATCGACCTGGCCGTGGATGAGAATGGGCTGTGGGTCATCTATGCCACCGAGGGAAACAACGGGCGCCTGGTGGTGAGCCAGCTCAACCCCTACACGCTGCGCTTCGAGGGCACGTGGGAAACGGGCTACGACAAGCGCTCGGCCTCCAATGCCTTCATGGTATGCGGCGTCCTTTATGTGTTGCGCTCCGTTTACGTGGATGATGACAGCGAGGCAGCAGGCAACCGCGTGGACTACGCCTTCAACACCAACGCAAACCGAGAGGAGCCTGTCAGTCTGGCCTTCCCCAACCCCTACCAGTTTGTCTCCTCTGTCGACTACAACCCCCGGGACAACCAGCTCTATGTGTGGAACAACTATTTTGTGGTGCGCTACAGCCTGGAGTTCGGACCCCCAGATCccagtgctg GGCCAGCCACTTCCCCGCCtctcagcaccaccaccacagcgCGGCCCACACCCCTTACCAGCACAGCCTCGCCTGCAGCCACCACTCCACTCCGCAGGGCGCCCCTCACCACACACCCAGTGGGTGCCATCAACCAGTTGGGACCTGACCTGCCTCCAGCCACAGCCCCGGCACCCAGTACCCGGCGGCCTCCAGCCCCCAACCTGCATGTGTCCCCCGAGCTCTTCTGTGAACCCCGAGAGGTCCGGCGGGTCCAGTGGCCAGCTACCCAGCAGGGTATGCTGGTGGAGAGGCCTTGCCCCAAGGGAACTCGAG GAATTGCCTCGTTCCAGTGTCTCCCAGCTCTGGGGCTCTGGAACCCTCGGGGCCCTGACCTCAGCAACTGCACTTCCCCCTGGGTCAACCAAGTAGCCCAGAAG ATCAAGAGTGGAGAGAATGCAGCCAACATTGCTAGTGAGCTGGCCCGCCACACACGGGGCTCCATCTATGCTGGGGACGTGTCCTCGTCGGTGAAGCTGATGGAGCAACTCCTAGACATCCTGGATGCCCAGCTCCAGGCCCTACGGCCCATCGAGCGCGAGTCAGCCGGCAAGAACTACAATAAG ATGCATAAGCGAGAGAGAACCTGCAAGGACTATATCAAG GCTGTGGTGGAGACAGTGGACAACCTGCTCCGGCCAGAGGCCCTTGAGTCATGGAAAGACATGAATGCCACCGAGCAGGTGCACACGGCCACCATGCTCCTTGATGTCCTGGAGGAGGGCGCCTTCCTGCTAGCCGACAACGTCAGGGAACCTGCTCGCTTCTTGGCTGCCAAGCAGAATGTGG TCCTGGAAGTGACTGTCCTGAATACAGAGGGCCAAGTGCAGGAGTTGGTGTTCCCTCAGGAATACCCCAGCGAGAACTCCATCCAGCTGTCTGCCAACACCATCAAGCAGAATAGCCGCAATG GTGTGGTCAAGGTCGTCTTCATCCTCTACAACAACCTGGGCCTCTTCTTGTCCACGGAGAATGCCACAGTGAAGCTGGCAGGCGAGGCAGGGGCCGGTGGTCCTGGAGGTGCCTCCCTGGTGGTGAACTCACAGGTCATTGCAGCGTCCATCAATAAGGAGTCGAGCCGTGTCTTCCTCATGGACCCTGTCATCTTTACCGTGGCCCACTTGGAG GCCAAGAACCACTTCAATGCAAACTGCTCCTTCTGGAACTACTCAGAGCGCTCCATGCTGGGCTACTGGTCAACCCAGGGCTGCCGCCTGGTGGAGTCCAATAAGACCCATACCACATGTGCCTGCAGCCACCTCACCAACTTCGCAGTGCTCATGGCTCATCGAGAGATC TACCAGGGCCACATCAATGAACTGCTGTTGTCAGTCATCACCTGGGTTGGCATCGTCATCTCCCTGGTCTGTCTGGCCATCTGCATCTCCACCTTCTGCTTCCTGCGGGGCCTGCAGACCGACCGCAACACCATCCACAAGAACCTGTGCATCAACCTCTTTCTTGCGGAGTTGCTCTTCCTGGTCGGGATAGACAAGACTCAGTATGAG GTCGCCTGCCCTATCTTTGCTGGCTTGCTGCACTACTTCTTCCTGGCCGCCTTCTCCTGGCTGTGCTTAGAGGGTGTGCACCTCTACCTGCTGCTGGTGGAGGTGTTCGAGAGCGAGTACTCGCGCACCAAGTACTATTACCTGGGTGGCTACTGCTTCCCAGCCCTGGTGGTAGGCATCGCGGCAGCCATTGACTACCGAAGCTACGGCACCGAGAAGGC CTGCTGGCTGAGGGTGGATAACTACTTCATCTGGAGCTTCATTGGGCCCGTCTCCTTTGTCATTGTG GTGAACCTGGTGTTCCTCATGGTAACCCTGCACAAGATGATCCGAAGCTCATCAGTGCTCAAGCCTGACTCCAGCCGCCTTGACAACATCAA GTCCTGGGCACTGGGTGCCATTGCGCTGCTCTTCCTGCTGGGCCTCACCTGGGCGTTTGGCCTCCTCTTCATCAACAAGGAGTCGGTAGTCATGGCCTATCTCTTCACCACCTTCAACGCCTTCCAGGGTGTCTTCATCTTTGTCTTTCACTGCGCCTTACAGAAAAAG GTGCACAAGGAGTACAGCAAGTGCCTGCGTCACTCCTACTGCTGCATCCGCTCCCCACCTGGGGGCGCTCATGGCTCCCTTAAGACCTCAGCCATGCGAAGTAACACCCGATACTACACAGGGACCCAG AGCCGGATCCGGAGGATGTGGAACGACACCGTGAGGAAACAGACAGAGTCCTCCTTTATGGCAGGTGACATCAACAGCACCCCCACCCTGAACCGAG GTACCATGGGGAACCATCTACTGACCAACCCTGTGCTACAGCCTCGTGGGGGCACCAGCCCATACAATACACTCATTGCAGAGTCCGTGGGCTTCAACCCCTCCTCGCCCCCAGTCTTCAACTCCCCAG GAAGCTACAGGGAACCCA AGCACCCCTTGGGAGGCCGGGAAGCCTGTGGCATGGACACCCTGCCCCTTAACGGCAACTTCAACAACAGCTACTCCTTGCGAAGCGGGGATTTTCCTCCAGGGGATGGGGGTCCTGAGCCACCCCGAGGCCGGAATCTGGCCGATGCTGCCGCCTTTGAGAAGATGATCATCTCAGAGCTGGTGCACAACAACCTACGGGGGGCGAGTGGGGGCGCTAAAGGGCCACCACCAGAGCCTCCTGTGCCACCCGTGCCAGGGGTCAGTGAGGACGAGGCCGGTGGGCCAGGGAGTGCTGACCGGGCGGAGATTGAACTTCTCTACAAGGCCCTGGAGGAGCCCCTGCTGCTGCCCCGGGCCCAGTCGGTGCTGTACCAGAGTGATCTGGATGAGTCGGAGAGCTGCACAGCAGAGGATGGGGCCACCAGCcggcccctctcctcccctcccggCCGGGACTCCCTCTACGCCAGTGGGGCCAACCTGCGGGACTCGCCCTCCTACCCGGACAGCAGCCCCGAAGGGCCTAATGAggccctgcccccgcccccacctgccCCTCCTGGGCCCCCAGAAATCTACTACACCTCCCGCCCACCGGCCCTGGTGGCTCGGAATCCCCTACAGGGCTACTACCAGGTGCGGCGGCCCAGCCACGAGGGCTATCTGGCAGCCCCCAGCCTCGAGGGGCCAGGGCCCGATGGGGATGGGCAGATGCAGTTGGTCACTAGTCTCTGA
- the Adgrl1 gene encoding adhesion G protein-coupled receptor L1 isoform X2, translating into MARLAAALWSLCVTTVLVTSATQGLSRAGLPFGLMRRELACEGYPIELRCPGSDVIMVENANYGRTDDKICDADPFQMENVQCYLPDAFKIMSQRCNNRTQCVVVAGSDAFPDPCPGTYKYLEVQYDCVPYIFVCPGTLQKVLEPTSTHESEHQSGAWCKDPLQAGDRIYVMPWIPYRTDTLTEYASWEDYVAARHTTTYRLPNRVDGTGFVVYDGAVFYNKERTRNIVKYDLRTRIKSGETVINTANYHDTSPYRWGGKTDIDLAVDENGLWVIYATEGNNGRLVVSQLNPYTLRFEGTWETGYDKRSASNAFMVCGVLYVLRSVYVDDDSEAAGNRVDYAFNTNANREEPVSLAFPNPYQFVSSVDYNPRDNQLYVWNNYFVVRYSLEFGPPDPSAGPATSPPLSTTTTARPTPLTSTASPAATTPLRRAPLTTHPVGAINQLGPDLPPATAPAPSTRRPPAPNLHVSPELFCEPREVRRVQWPATQQGMLVERPCPKGTRGIASFQCLPALGLWNPRGPDLSNCTSPWVNQVAQKIKSGENAANIASELARHTRGSIYAGDVSSSVKLMEQLLDILDAQLQALRPIERESAGKNYNKMHKRERTCKDYIKAVVETVDNLLRPEALESWKDMNATEQVHTATMLLDVLEEGAFLLADNVREPARFLAAKQNVVLEVTVLNTEGQVQELVFPQEYPSENSIQLSANTIKQNSRNGVVKVVFILYNNLGLFLSTENATVKLAGEAGAGGPGGASLVVNSQVIAASINKESSRVFLMDPVIFTVAHLEAKNHFNANCSFWNYSERSMLGYWSTQGCRLVESNKTHTTCACSHLTNFAVLMAHREIYQGHINELLLSVITWVGIVISLVCLAICISTFCFLRGLQTDRNTIHKNLCINLFLAELLFLVGIDKTQYEVACPIFAGLLHYFFLAAFSWLCLEGVHLYLLLVEVFESEYSRTKYYYLGGYCFPALVVGIAAAIDYRSYGTEKACWLRVDNYFIWSFIGPVSFVIVVNLVFLMVTLHKMIRSSSVLKPDSSRLDNIKSWALGAIALLFLLGLTWAFGLLFINKESVVMAYLFTTFNAFQGVFIFVFHCALQKKVHKEYSKCLRHSYCCIRSPPGGAHGSLKTSAMRSNTRYYTGTQVPGQGRHVHQVSLGPRGRSALPASQKGPGGQGGPRDPLMFGLCPQSRIRRMWNDTVRKQTESSFMAGDINSTPTLNRGTMGNHLLTNPVLQPRGGTSPYNTLIAESVGFNPSSPPVFNSPGSYREPKHPLGGREACGMDTLPLNGNFNNSYSLRSGDFPPGDGGPEPPRGRNLADAAAFEKMIISELVHNNLRGASGGAKGPPPEPPVPPVPGVSEDEAGGPGSADRAEIELLYKALEEPLLLPRAQSVLYQSDLDESESCTAEDGATSRPLSSPPGRDSLYASGANLRDSPSYPDSSPEGPNEALPPPPPAPPGPPEIYYTSRPPALVARNPLQGYYQVRRPSHEGYLAAPSLEGPGPDGDGQMQLVTSL; encoded by the exons TCTTCGTGTGCCCAGGGACCCTGCAGAAGGTGCTGGAGCCCACATCCACACATGAGTCAGAGCATCAGTCTGGTGCATGGTGCAAGGACCCGCTACAGGCAGGTGACCGCATCTACGTCATGCCCTGGATCCCCTACCGTACAGACACACTGACTGAATATGCCTCGTGGGAGGACTATGTGGCCGCGCGCCACACCACCACGTACAGACTGCCCAACCGTGTGGATGGTACCGGCTTTGTGGTCTATGACGGCGCAGTCTTCTACAACAAGGAGCGCACGCGCAACATTGTCAAGTATGACCTGCGGACCCGCATCAAGAGCGGTGAGACAGTCATCAACACGGCCAACTACCATGACACTTCGCCTTACCGCTGGGGAGGCAAAACCGACATCGACCTGGCCGTGGATGAGAATGGGCTGTGGGTCATCTATGCCACCGAGGGAAACAACGGGCGCCTGGTGGTGAGCCAGCTCAACCCCTACACGCTGCGCTTCGAGGGCACGTGGGAAACGGGCTACGACAAGCGCTCGGCCTCCAATGCCTTCATGGTATGCGGCGTCCTTTATGTGTTGCGCTCCGTTTACGTGGATGATGACAGCGAGGCAGCAGGCAACCGCGTGGACTACGCCTTCAACACCAACGCAAACCGAGAGGAGCCTGTCAGTCTGGCCTTCCCCAACCCCTACCAGTTTGTCTCCTCTGTCGACTACAACCCCCGGGACAACCAGCTCTATGTGTGGAACAACTATTTTGTGGTGCGCTACAGCCTGGAGTTCGGACCCCCAGATCccagtgctg GGCCAGCCACTTCCCCGCCtctcagcaccaccaccacagcgCGGCCCACACCCCTTACCAGCACAGCCTCGCCTGCAGCCACCACTCCACTCCGCAGGGCGCCCCTCACCACACACCCAGTGGGTGCCATCAACCAGTTGGGACCTGACCTGCCTCCAGCCACAGCCCCGGCACCCAGTACCCGGCGGCCTCCAGCCCCCAACCTGCATGTGTCCCCCGAGCTCTTCTGTGAACCCCGAGAGGTCCGGCGGGTCCAGTGGCCAGCTACCCAGCAGGGTATGCTGGTGGAGAGGCCTTGCCCCAAGGGAACTCGAG GAATTGCCTCGTTCCAGTGTCTCCCAGCTCTGGGGCTCTGGAACCCTCGGGGCCCTGACCTCAGCAACTGCACTTCCCCCTGGGTCAACCAAGTAGCCCAGAAG ATCAAGAGTGGAGAGAATGCAGCCAACATTGCTAGTGAGCTGGCCCGCCACACACGGGGCTCCATCTATGCTGGGGACGTGTCCTCGTCGGTGAAGCTGATGGAGCAACTCCTAGACATCCTGGATGCCCAGCTCCAGGCCCTACGGCCCATCGAGCGCGAGTCAGCCGGCAAGAACTACAATAAG ATGCATAAGCGAGAGAGAACCTGCAAGGACTATATCAAG GCTGTGGTGGAGACAGTGGACAACCTGCTCCGGCCAGAGGCCCTTGAGTCATGGAAAGACATGAATGCCACCGAGCAGGTGCACACGGCCACCATGCTCCTTGATGTCCTGGAGGAGGGCGCCTTCCTGCTAGCCGACAACGTCAGGGAACCTGCTCGCTTCTTGGCTGCCAAGCAGAATGTGG TCCTGGAAGTGACTGTCCTGAATACAGAGGGCCAAGTGCAGGAGTTGGTGTTCCCTCAGGAATACCCCAGCGAGAACTCCATCCAGCTGTCTGCCAACACCATCAAGCAGAATAGCCGCAATG GTGTGGTCAAGGTCGTCTTCATCCTCTACAACAACCTGGGCCTCTTCTTGTCCACGGAGAATGCCACAGTGAAGCTGGCAGGCGAGGCAGGGGCCGGTGGTCCTGGAGGTGCCTCCCTGGTGGTGAACTCACAGGTCATTGCAGCGTCCATCAATAAGGAGTCGAGCCGTGTCTTCCTCATGGACCCTGTCATCTTTACCGTGGCCCACTTGGAG GCCAAGAACCACTTCAATGCAAACTGCTCCTTCTGGAACTACTCAGAGCGCTCCATGCTGGGCTACTGGTCAACCCAGGGCTGCCGCCTGGTGGAGTCCAATAAGACCCATACCACATGTGCCTGCAGCCACCTCACCAACTTCGCAGTGCTCATGGCTCATCGAGAGATC TACCAGGGCCACATCAATGAACTGCTGTTGTCAGTCATCACCTGGGTTGGCATCGTCATCTCCCTGGTCTGTCTGGCCATCTGCATCTCCACCTTCTGCTTCCTGCGGGGCCTGCAGACCGACCGCAACACCATCCACAAGAACCTGTGCATCAACCTCTTTCTTGCGGAGTTGCTCTTCCTGGTCGGGATAGACAAGACTCAGTATGAG GTCGCCTGCCCTATCTTTGCTGGCTTGCTGCACTACTTCTTCCTGGCCGCCTTCTCCTGGCTGTGCTTAGAGGGTGTGCACCTCTACCTGCTGCTGGTGGAGGTGTTCGAGAGCGAGTACTCGCGCACCAAGTACTATTACCTGGGTGGCTACTGCTTCCCAGCCCTGGTGGTAGGCATCGCGGCAGCCATTGACTACCGAAGCTACGGCACCGAGAAGGC CTGCTGGCTGAGGGTGGATAACTACTTCATCTGGAGCTTCATTGGGCCCGTCTCCTTTGTCATTGTG GTGAACCTGGTGTTCCTCATGGTAACCCTGCACAAGATGATCCGAAGCTCATCAGTGCTCAAGCCTGACTCCAGCCGCCTTGACAACATCAA GTCCTGGGCACTGGGTGCCATTGCGCTGCTCTTCCTGCTGGGCCTCACCTGGGCGTTTGGCCTCCTCTTCATCAACAAGGAGTCGGTAGTCATGGCCTATCTCTTCACCACCTTCAACGCCTTCCAGGGTGTCTTCATCTTTGTCTTTCACTGCGCCTTACAGAAAAAG GTGCACAAGGAGTACAGCAAGTGCCTGCGTCACTCCTACTGCTGCATCCGCTCCCCACCTGGGGGCGCTCATGGCTCCCTTAAGACCTCAGCCATGCGAAGTAACACCCGATACTACACAGGGACCCAGGTACCCGGGCAGGGAAGGCATGTCCACCAGGTCTCTCTGGGGCCAAGAGGCAGGAGTGCTCTGCCAGCATCTCAGAAAGGTCCTGGCGGGCAGGGTGGTCCTAGAGATCCCCTCATGTTTGGGCTGTGTCCTCAGAGCCGGATCCGGAGGATGTGGAACGACACCGTGAGGAAACAGACAGAGTCCTCCTTTATGGCAGGTGACATCAACAGCACCCCCACCCTGAACCGAG GTACCATGGGGAACCATCTACTGACCAACCCTGTGCTACAGCCTCGTGGGGGCACCAGCCCATACAATACACTCATTGCAGAGTCCGTGGGCTTCAACCCCTCCTCGCCCCCAGTCTTCAACTCCCCAG GAAGCTACAGGGAACCCA AGCACCCCTTGGGAGGCCGGGAAGCCTGTGGCATGGACACCCTGCCCCTTAACGGCAACTTCAACAACAGCTACTCCTTGCGAAGCGGGGATTTTCCTCCAGGGGATGGGGGTCCTGAGCCACCCCGAGGCCGGAATCTGGCCGATGCTGCCGCCTTTGAGAAGATGATCATCTCAGAGCTGGTGCACAACAACCTACGGGGGGCGAGTGGGGGCGCTAAAGGGCCACCACCAGAGCCTCCTGTGCCACCCGTGCCAGGGGTCAGTGAGGACGAGGCCGGTGGGCCAGGGAGTGCTGACCGGGCGGAGATTGAACTTCTCTACAAGGCCCTGGAGGAGCCCCTGCTGCTGCCCCGGGCCCAGTCGGTGCTGTACCAGAGTGATCTGGATGAGTCGGAGAGCTGCACAGCAGAGGATGGGGCCACCAGCcggcccctctcctcccctcccggCCGGGACTCCCTCTACGCCAGTGGGGCCAACCTGCGGGACTCGCCCTCCTACCCGGACAGCAGCCCCGAAGGGCCTAATGAggccctgcccccgcccccacctgccCCTCCTGGGCCCCCAGAAATCTACTACACCTCCCGCCCACCGGCCCTGGTGGCTCGGAATCCCCTACAGGGCTACTACCAGGTGCGGCGGCCCAGCCACGAGGGCTATCTGGCAGCCCCCAGCCTCGAGGGGCCAGGGCCCGATGGGGATGGGCAGATGCAGTTGGTCACTAGTCTCTGA